The following proteins come from a genomic window of Aequorivita marisscotiae:
- a CDS encoding ABC-F family ATP-binding cassette domain-containing protein: MLSISNLSVQFGKRVLFDEVNTQFTTGNIYGIIGANGAGKSTLLKIISGKQEPTSGHVHLEKGKRMSVLEQNHNAYDDFNVLETVVRGNKELFEIKTQIDKLYENYTDDNAEKIGELQVVFEEMNGWNADSDAAAMLSNLGIDESLHYTSMKDLDGKQKVRVLLAQALFGNPDVLIMDEPTNDLDYETISWLENFLANYDNCVIVVSHDRHFLDAVCTHISDIDFGKINHYSGNYTFWYESSQLAARQRAQQNKKAEEKKKELQEFIMRFSANVAKSKQATSRKKMIEKLNIEEIRPSSRRYPAIIFEREREAGDQILSVENLSASIDGEVLFKNVNINLSKGDKVVIYSRDSRAATAFYEILNNNAKADTGTFQWGITTNQSYLPLDNEAFFKNNLSLVDWLRQYAKTEEEREEVFLRGFLGKMLFSGEEALKKSNVLSGGEKVRCMLSRMMMQRANVLMLDEPTNHLDLESITAFNNSLKNFKGTVLLTTHDHEFAQTVGTRVIELTPNGAIDRYTTFDEYMNDKKLKEQRDKMYAVEA; encoded by the coding sequence ATGCTTTCAATTTCAAATCTTTCAGTACAGTTTGGAAAACGCGTGTTGTTTGACGAGGTAAATACCCAATTTACCACCGGCAACATTTATGGTATTATTGGCGCCAATGGCGCCGGGAAATCTACCCTGTTAAAAATTATTTCGGGAAAACAGGAACCCACTTCCGGCCATGTGCATTTAGAAAAGGGCAAGCGCATGTCTGTTCTTGAACAAAACCACAATGCGTACGACGATTTTAATGTGCTGGAAACCGTAGTTCGCGGTAATAAGGAACTTTTTGAAATTAAAACCCAAATTGATAAACTCTACGAAAACTATACGGATGATAATGCCGAAAAAATTGGCGAACTCCAAGTTGTTTTTGAAGAAATGAACGGTTGGAACGCCGATAGCGATGCTGCTGCAATGCTTTCAAATCTTGGTATAGATGAAAGTCTTCACTATACATCAATGAAAGATTTAGACGGTAAGCAAAAGGTACGTGTACTTTTAGCACAAGCGCTTTTCGGAAATCCAGACGTGCTAATTATGGATGAACCTACCAACGATTTGGATTACGAAACAATTAGTTGGTTAGAAAACTTTTTAGCTAATTATGATAACTGTGTAATTGTGGTTTCTCACGACCGTCACTTTTTAGATGCTGTATGTACGCATATTAGCGACATTGACTTCGGGAAAATAAACCATTATAGCGGTAACTATACGTTCTGGTACGAAAGTAGCCAGCTTGCGGCCCGCCAGCGCGCACAACAAAATAAAAAGGCAGAAGAGAAGAAAAAAGAACTTCAAGAATTTATTATGCGTTTTAGTGCGAATGTAGCTAAAAGTAAACAGGCAACATCGCGTAAAAAAATGATTGAAAAATTAAATATTGAAGAAATTAGACCATCAAGCCGTCGCTATCCTGCAATTATTTTTGAGCGTGAGCGCGAAGCTGGCGATCAAATTTTAAGCGTTGAAAACCTATCGGCTTCTATTGATGGCGAAGTGCTTTTTAAAAATGTAAATATTAATCTTTCCAAAGGCGATAAGGTAGTTATCTATTCTCGCGATTCGCGTGCGGCTACTGCTTTTTATGAAATTTTAAATAACAATGCAAAAGCAGACACGGGTACCTTTCAATGGGGTATTACTACCAATCAAAGTTACTTACCATTAGACAACGAAGCTTTCTTTAAAAACAATCTTTCGTTAGTAGATTGGTTGCGCCAATACGCCAAAACCGAAGAAGAGCGCGAAGAAGTTTTTCTACGTGGTTTCTTGGGAAAAATGCTTTTTAGCGGCGAAGAAGCTCTAAAGAAAAGCAACGTGCTATCTGGAGGTGAAAAGGTACGATGTATGCTTAGCCGCATGATGATGCAGCGCGCAAACGTGTTAATGCTTGATGAACCAACAAATCACTTAGATTTGGAATCTATTACAGCTTTTAATAATTCATTAAAAAACTTTAAGGGAACGGTGTTGCTTACAACCCATGACCACGAATTTGCGCAAACCGTTGGTACGCGCGTTATAGAACTTACACCAAACGGCGCAATAGATCGTTATACTACTTTTGACGAGTATATGAACGATAAAAAACTGAAAGAACAGCGCGATAAAATGTATGCGGTAGAAGCATAA
- a CDS encoding TrmH family RNA methyltransferase, giving the protein MYKTITSLQNPLIKQIVLLQEKSRERRKINLFVIEGHREISLALKGGYQLKTLLFCSKIISEEEIFTLQKSVNSESEFIEINSEIYEKLAYRGSTEGVLAIVHSKTLELANLQLSTDKPLLLIAEAPEKPGNIGALLRTADAANVDAVIIANPKTDLYNPNIIRSSVGCLFTNKIATGSTSEIIAFLKANKVNIYCAALQASVPYHTCNFKESTAIVVGTEATGLSSAWLENSTQNIIIPMEGEIDSMNVSVAAGILIFEAKRQRIAP; this is encoded by the coding sequence ATGTATAAAACCATAACAAGCCTTCAAAATCCACTGATAAAACAGATTGTTTTATTACAGGAAAAATCGCGCGAACGCCGCAAAATAAACCTATTTGTAATTGAAGGCCATCGTGAAATTTCGCTTGCTTTAAAAGGTGGTTATCAATTAAAAACCCTGCTTTTTTGCTCTAAAATTATTTCTGAAGAAGAAATTTTTACGTTACAAAAATCTGTTAATAGTGAATCAGAATTCATAGAGATTAATTCAGAAATCTATGAAAAACTGGCCTACCGCGGTTCTACCGAAGGAGTTTTGGCAATTGTACATTCCAAAACTTTAGAACTTGCCAACCTGCAACTTTCAACCGACAAACCACTGTTACTAATCGCCGAAGCCCCTGAAAAACCGGGTAACATAGGTGCCCTACTTCGTACCGCAGATGCCGCGAATGTAGATGCGGTAATTATTGCCAACCCGAAAACAGATTTGTATAATCCAAACATCATCCGCAGTAGTGTGGGGTGTTTGTTTACCAATAAAATTGCCACGGGAAGTACTTCGGAAATTATTGCGTTTTTGAAAGCAAATAAAGTCAATATTTATTGTGCTGCATTACAAGCATCGGTGCCTTACCACACTTGTAATTTTAAAGAAAGCACAGCGATTGTAGTGGGAACTGAAGCCACCGGTCTTTCGTCAGCATGGCTTGAAAACAGCACCCAAAATATCATCATCCCAATGGAAGGCGAAATAGATAGTATGAATGTTTCCGTAGCCGCGGGAATCCTTATATTTGAGGCGAAAAGACAAAGAATAGCCCCTTAG
- a CDS encoding fasciclin domain-containing protein — MQLRKTIVLLFIICFGTTVSAQKYLSTNSKEISKVLGDSNFTSSKTFYENLKDAPDFTILAKILKNDQLRKSLEKPEMVTIFAIADEAFTNLPEKSRDSILNNPRIVNSIVTYLAVPGRLDSNSLKVAVEENGGKAYLITIKGKRLGIKEEQGKLMLVDKDNNTATIIAPDFYHKNGFFHIVNGLVFPN, encoded by the coding sequence ATGCAACTCAGGAAAACAATTGTACTACTTTTTATAATTTGTTTCGGAACAACCGTTTCGGCTCAGAAATATCTTTCAACCAATTCCAAAGAAATTTCCAAAGTATTGGGGGACAGTAATTTTACATCGAGTAAAACGTTTTATGAAAATTTAAAAGATGCTCCGGATTTTACCATTTTGGCGAAAATCTTAAAAAACGATCAATTACGAAAATCACTTGAAAAGCCAGAAATGGTAACCATATTTGCCATTGCAGATGAAGCGTTTACCAATTTGCCTGAAAAAAGTAGGGACTCTATTTTAAATAATCCGCGCATAGTGAATTCAATCGTTACGTATTTGGCGGTTCCCGGCAGATTAGACAGCAACAGCCTTAAAGTGGCGGTTGAAGAAAATGGCGGAAAAGCATACCTCATTACAATTAAAGGAAAACGATTGGGAATTAAGGAAGAGCAGGGTAAGCTCATGCTCGTTGATAAAGATAACAATACCGCAACGATAATAGCACCAGATTTTTACCATAAAAATGGATTTTTTCATATTGTGAATGGCCTAGTATTTCCGAATTAG
- a CDS encoding TlpA family protein disulfide reductase, whose amino-acid sequence MLKKLLLLLLLVTVLSCKNNDESAVKTTWISGQIINPTLDYIIFSQGNHILDTVKLDSNNFFLYKTQKIKAGLYNFKHNETQVFFIEPGDSLLLHLNTLDFDESLAYSGRGGEQNNLLMYLYLTNENENLNLQNWYGLSSKEFTQKIDSLKKLKLKEYKDFLSKHTVADGFKQAVMANIKYDYFIKKERYAAANRNRIADFDKNFFDYRNEIDFELENLKFYYPYYRFMNRYFENLVFSEYQGNTPVDRNSYKFNSKRIKLIDSLVTSDSLRNSLLRSNAMFYFLNAKNAEEEQRFFEEFSNMNTDPQHVAEVEKMYNITEKLNPGNIVPNVALVNTDNTLKDLHSIIKAPTVIYFWSGISTSNYKNIHNRAAELKSKYPEYDFLGINTDTHFKKWRQTIRRNNYNPLYEFQIENLNEAEKKLLLKYMNSALILDKDGKILEGKINLFNTNFEQLLLGFLNR is encoded by the coding sequence TTGTTAAAAAAACTACTCCTTCTCCTTTTACTTGTCACAGTACTTTCATGTAAAAATAATGATGAGTCTGCTGTTAAGACTACCTGGATAAGCGGCCAAATTATAAATCCAACCTTAGATTATATAATTTTTTCTCAGGGCAACCATATATTAGACACTGTAAAATTAGACTCTAATAACTTCTTTCTCTACAAAACCCAAAAAATAAAGGCCGGTCTTTATAATTTTAAGCATAACGAAACACAGGTTTTCTTTATTGAACCGGGCGATAGTTTATTGCTGCATCTTAATACATTAGATTTTGACGAATCGCTCGCATACTCAGGAAGGGGAGGCGAACAGAATAATTTGTTGATGTATTTATACTTAACCAATGAGAACGAAAACCTAAATCTTCAAAATTGGTATGGACTTTCTTCAAAGGAATTTACACAAAAAATTGATTCATTAAAGAAACTTAAATTAAAAGAGTACAAAGATTTTTTATCTAAACATACGGTAGCCGATGGTTTTAAACAGGCTGTAATGGCCAATATTAAATACGATTACTTTATTAAAAAAGAACGCTACGCCGCTGCCAATAGAAATCGTATAGCCGATTTTGACAAGAACTTTTTTGACTACCGGAATGAAATTGACTTTGAGTTGGAGAACTTAAAATTTTATTACCCCTATTATCGTTTTATGAATAGATATTTCGAGAATTTGGTCTTTTCGGAATATCAAGGCAATACTCCCGTAGATCGCAATTCGTACAAATTTAATTCTAAAAGAATAAAGCTAATTGACAGTTTGGTAACTTCCGATTCGCTTCGAAATAGTTTACTCCGATCCAATGCTATGTTCTATTTTTTAAATGCCAAAAACGCCGAAGAGGAGCAAAGGTTTTTTGAAGAATTCTCAAACATGAATACAGACCCTCAGCATGTGGCAGAAGTTGAAAAAATGTACAACATTACTGAAAAACTTAATCCAGGAAACATCGTTCCCAATGTTGCTCTGGTAAATACAGATAATACTTTAAAAGATTTACACAGTATCATTAAAGCGCCCACCGTAATTTATTTCTGGTCTGGAATATCTACTTCAAATTATAAAAACATTCACAACCGTGCGGCAGAACTAAAATCGAAATATCCGGAATATGATTTCTTGGGAATAAATACAGATACACACTTTAAAAAATGGCGCCAGACCATACGCAGAAATAATTATAATCCCTTGTACGAATTTCAAATAGAAAATTTAAACGAAGCCGAAAAAAAGCTTCTTTTAAAATACATGAACAGCGCTCTGATTTTAGATAAAGATGGCAAAATATTAGAAGGCAAAATAAATCTCTTCAACACAAATTTTGAACAATTACTTTTAGGTTTCTTAAATAGATAG
- a CDS encoding putative signal transducing protein, with amino-acid sequence MTENTEETVRIYTGSDIMATALVGRLEEANITPILRDDEQSGVMFGSGSKFDDQVRVYVRKDELAIAQPIVDAYLQEIEE; translated from the coding sequence ATGACAGAAAATACAGAAGAAACAGTCCGTATTTATACCGGCTCAGATATAATGGCGACAGCATTGGTAGGACGATTAGAAGAAGCAAATATTACCCCAATACTTCGAGATGATGAACAAAGTGGCGTTATGTTTGGCTCCGGAAGTAAGTTTGATGATCAAGTTCGGGTTTATGTTAGAAAAGATGAACTTGCCATTGCACAACCAATTGTGGATGCTTATCTTCAAGAAATAGAAGAATAA
- a CDS encoding fasciclin domain-containing protein, with the protein MKIKFFTAAVFAIALVAGTTSGIAQSKMNKEKTVMVGGAEMYPTKNIVENAVNSKDHTTLVAAVKAADLVETLQGDGPFTVFAPTNTAFEKLPKGTVETLLKPENKAKLQTILTYHVVAGKHSATDIMKNIEKGNGKATYKTVSGGTLTVMMKNNKVIITDEKGGMATVTIADVNQSNGVIHVIDSVVLPK; encoded by the coding sequence ATGAAAATCAAATTTTTTACAGCAGCAGTATTTGCAATCGCCCTTGTAGCCGGAACAACTTCTGGTATCGCCCAAAGCAAGATGAATAAGGAAAAAACAGTAATGGTTGGTGGCGCCGAAATGTACCCTACTAAAAACATCGTTGAAAACGCAGTAAATTCAAAAGACCACACAACGCTCGTGGCTGCGGTAAAAGCTGCAGATTTAGTTGAAACCCTTCAAGGCGATGGACCATTTACAGTATTTGCTCCAACAAACACAGCTTTTGAAAAACTGCCAAAAGGTACGGTAGAAACATTACTGAAGCCAGAAAACAAAGCAAAACTGCAAACTATTCTTACCTATCATGTGGTTGCGGGAAAACACAGCGCAACAGATATTATGAAGAATATCGAAAAAGGAAACGGGAAGGCCACTTACAAAACGGTTAGCGGTGGTACATTAACTGTAATGATGAAAAATAACAAAGTAATAATCACGGACGAAAAGGGTGGAATGGCTACTGTTACTATTGCCGATGTAAATCAGTCTAACGGTGTTATACACGTAATAGACAGCGTGGTTTTACCTAAATAA
- the pheT gene encoding phenylalanine--tRNA ligase subunit beta: protein MNISYNWLKQFINLPWDAEKTGELLTDLGLEVEGIEDFSSVLGGLEGIVVGHVLECVQHANADRLKVTKVDIGADEPLQIVCGAPNVVVGQKVPVATIGTTLYDADEKPWEIKKGKIRGEVSEGMICAEDELGLGKSHDGIMVLDAKLKPGTALAKVLKIENDKVFEIGLTPNRADAMSHWGVARDLKAGLLHHDISTKLNTPSSSSFRVDNRTHKIDIKVENNVLAPRYCGITISNIKVGESPDWIQNRLKAIGISPINNIVDITNYVLHDLGQPLHAFDTAKIAGNTVNVKTLPTGTKFTTLDGVERELHEEDLMICDAEKPMCIAGVYGGINSGVTNETTSIFLESAYFNPVSIRKTAKRHSLSTDASFRFERGIDPNITDYALRHAAILILQVAGGEITSDLLDIYPKKIEDHQVILNFEKANKLIGEEISKETIKEILTSLEMKINNVTETGIGMTIPAYRNDVTRDVDVIEEILRVYGYNNVKFTEKLNASISTILPGSDYSVQNKIAAQLTALGYYEMLNNSLTSPNYATLSQTIKDHFNVTMLNPLSQDLSVMRQSMLFSGLEAIEYNSNRKSSNLKFFEFGKTYHNFPGGRTETKHLSFFITGLKAENNWAVAETNSNFFFGKGTVVAIMERLGLDEYTEETTETDLFSEAISFKRNKEIIVEFGIVKKKITTEFDVDAEVFYADFNWDAVLKQISTKNFKLKPIAKFQAVQRDFALLLDESIKFSDLQQAAFQTEKKLLKSVTLFDVYKGKNLPDGKKSYAISFSIKDEAKTLTDKQVDKIMNKLQQKFESEFGASLR, encoded by the coding sequence ATGAATATTTCTTACAATTGGCTTAAACAATTTATCAACCTTCCTTGGGATGCTGAAAAAACAGGCGAACTATTAACCGACCTCGGTCTTGAAGTAGAGGGAATAGAAGATTTTTCTTCCGTTTTAGGAGGGTTGGAAGGCATTGTAGTAGGGCACGTTTTAGAATGTGTTCAGCACGCTAACGCAGATCGGCTTAAAGTTACAAAAGTAGATATTGGTGCTGATGAACCATTACAAATAGTATGCGGCGCTCCAAATGTTGTGGTGGGTCAAAAAGTTCCGGTAGCTACTATTGGCACTACGCTTTACGATGCGGATGAAAAACCTTGGGAGATAAAAAAAGGTAAAATACGCGGCGAAGTTAGTGAAGGAATGATCTGCGCCGAAGACGAATTAGGGCTTGGCAAATCGCACGATGGTATTATGGTTCTCGATGCAAAATTAAAACCCGGAACCGCGCTTGCTAAGGTATTAAAAATTGAAAACGACAAGGTTTTTGAAATTGGCTTGACGCCAAATAGAGCCGATGCGATGAGCCATTGGGGGGTAGCTCGTGATTTAAAGGCAGGTTTGCTTCACCACGATATTTCAACAAAACTCAACACGCCATCTTCCAGTAGTTTTAGGGTAGATAACCGAACGCATAAAATAGATATTAAAGTAGAAAACAATGTCCTCGCACCACGTTATTGCGGAATTACAATTAGCAATATTAAGGTTGGAGAATCGCCGGATTGGATTCAGAATAGATTGAAGGCAATTGGTATTTCGCCCATAAATAATATTGTGGATATCACCAATTATGTACTCCACGACTTGGGGCAACCCTTGCACGCTTTTGACACTGCTAAAATTGCAGGCAATACCGTTAATGTAAAAACATTGCCCACAGGTACAAAATTTACAACCTTAGATGGGGTGGAACGCGAACTTCACGAAGAAGATTTAATGATTTGCGATGCCGAAAAACCAATGTGCATCGCTGGGGTTTACGGTGGTATAAATAGCGGTGTAACCAACGAAACAACTAGCATTTTCTTGGAGAGCGCTTATTTTAATCCTGTGAGTATCCGCAAAACGGCCAAACGCCACAGTTTAAGCACCGATGCCTCCTTTCGTTTTGAAAGAGGAATAGACCCGAATATTACAGATTATGCACTTCGGCACGCTGCCATTTTAATCCTTCAAGTAGCTGGTGGCGAAATTACAAGCGATCTATTGGATATTTACCCGAAAAAAATTGAAGATCACCAAGTAATATTGAATTTTGAAAAGGCAAATAAATTAATTGGGGAAGAAATTTCAAAAGAAACCATCAAAGAAATTCTTACTTCGCTAGAAATGAAAATAAACAACGTTACCGAAACCGGCATTGGGATGACTATTCCTGCATATCGAAACGACGTTACCCGCGATGTAGATGTTATTGAAGAAATTCTTCGGGTTTACGGATACAACAATGTTAAGTTTACCGAAAAATTAAACGCTTCCATTTCTACTATTTTACCCGGCAGCGACTATTCAGTTCAAAATAAAATAGCTGCACAACTTACGGCTCTTGGATATTATGAAATGTTGAACAATTCACTTACATCGCCAAATTATGCTACATTAAGCCAAACAATAAAAGATCACTTTAACGTTACAATGCTAAATCCGCTAAGTCAAGATTTATCTGTAATGCGCCAATCTATGCTGTTTTCGGGGCTGGAGGCAATTGAATATAACAGCAACAGAAAAAGTAGTAACTTAAAGTTTTTTGAATTCGGGAAAACCTATCATAATTTTCCGGGAGGCCGAACCGAAACCAAACATCTATCATTCTTTATTACTGGATTAAAAGCAGAAAACAATTGGGCGGTAGCCGAAACAAATAGCAATTTTTTCTTCGGAAAGGGAACAGTTGTCGCCATTATGGAACGCCTGGGACTGGATGAATATACGGAGGAAACTACCGAAACCGACTTGTTTTCTGAAGCTATTTCATTTAAAAGAAACAAGGAAATTATTGTTGAATTTGGAATTGTAAAGAAAAAAATTACCACAGAATTTGATGTTGACGCCGAGGTATTTTATGCAGATTTTAATTGGGATGCTGTGTTAAAACAAATTTCAACTAAAAACTTTAAATTAAAACCAATTGCTAAATTTCAGGCAGTACAACGTGATTTTGCATTGCTTTTAGACGAATCAATAAAGTTTAGCGATTTGCAACAAGCTGCTTTTCAAACAGAAAAAAAGCTATTAAAATCGGTAACGTTATTTGATGTGTACAAGGGAAAAAACCTGCCCGACGGAAAAAAGAGCTATGCCATTAGCTTTTCAATTAAAGATGAAGCAAAAACGCTTACTGATAAACAGGTGGATAAAATAATGAACAAATTGCAACAAAAATTTGAAAGTGAATTTGGCGCTTCGCTGCGATAA
- a CDS encoding MFS transporter produces the protein MKTTITRTVWILSLVSLFTDTASEMLYPIMPIYLKSIGFSILLIGILEGLAEAVAGLSKGYFGQMSDSKARRAPFVQLGYALSAISKPMMALFVYPLWIFFARTTDRLGKGIRTGARDAMLSAETTKKNKGQIFGFHRSLDTFGAVLGPVLALLYLYFFPEDYINLFYIAFIPGVFAIVASFLLKDQKENIISKKKKINFFSFLNYWKQSSAQYRKVVIGLLFFALFNSSDVFLLLKAKEAGLDDTWVISIYIFYNLIYALTAYPLGTFADKVGLKKMFIFGLIIFSLVYFGMGLTSNLYIIIALFFGYGIYAAATEGISKAWITNISNENDTATAVGTYAAFQSIAAMIASVFAGLLWFYFGAKITFIVTAIATSFAIIYFLGNVGNASPIFSQSSKNTK, from the coding sequence GTGAAAACCACTATAACTCGCACCGTATGGATTCTTTCACTAGTCAGTCTGTTTACAGACACGGCCAGTGAAATGCTTTACCCAATAATGCCCATATATCTAAAAAGCATTGGATTTTCAATTTTGTTGATTGGTATTTTAGAAGGCTTGGCAGAAGCCGTGGCGGGCTTGAGCAAAGGGTATTTTGGACAAATGAGCGACAGCAAAGCAAGACGAGCACCCTTTGTGCAACTGGGTTATGCCCTCAGCGCCATTTCCAAACCCATGATGGCGCTTTTTGTATATCCGCTTTGGATTTTCTTTGCTAGAACCACAGATAGATTGGGGAAAGGTATTCGTACCGGCGCTCGCGACGCCATGCTTTCGGCAGAAACCACCAAAAAAAATAAAGGGCAAATTTTTGGCTTCCACCGATCGTTAGATACTTTTGGTGCGGTTCTCGGACCAGTTTTGGCGCTCCTGTATTTATACTTTTTTCCCGAAGATTATATAAATCTTTTTTATATCGCTTTTATTCCCGGCGTTTTTGCAATTGTTGCTTCTTTTCTGCTTAAAGACCAAAAAGAAAACATTATTTCAAAAAAGAAAAAAATAAATTTTTTCTCCTTTCTAAATTATTGGAAGCAGAGTTCTGCGCAATATCGTAAAGTTGTAATTGGCTTGCTCTTTTTCGCCCTGTTTAATAGTAGTGATGTATTTTTACTTCTGAAAGCAAAAGAAGCCGGACTGGATGATACTTGGGTAATTAGCATCTACATTTTCTACAATCTGATATACGCCCTCACCGCTTATCCCTTGGGTACTTTTGCCGATAAAGTTGGGTTAAAGAAAATGTTTATTTTCGGATTAATCATTTTTAGTTTGGTGTACTTCGGAATGGGATTAACTTCAAATTTATATATAATTATTGCCCTCTTTTTCGGCTACGGAATTTACGCCGCCGCAACCGAAGGCATCTCCAAAGCGTGGATTACTAATATTTCAAATGAAAATGACACTGCTACAGCCGTGGGAACATACGCAGCTTTTCAAAGTATTGCTGCTATGATTGCCAGTGTTTTCGCGGGATTGTTATGGTTTTATTTCGGAGCGAAAATTACGTTTATCGTCACTGCAATTGCAACCTCTTTTGCTATTATTTATTTCTTGGGAAATGTTGGCAACGCATCGCCAATTTTTTCGCAAAGCAGCAAAAACACAAAGTAA
- a CDS encoding M48 family metallopeptidase has protein sequence MKPETLFLIIIAILIVSFIIDQLLDYLNAKHFNEPLPAELQDVFDEEEYKKSQRYKTERYKFGILTSAVSLIATLLFFFFDGFAYVDELARSFANNEIIIALVFFGIIMIASDILSTPFSYYSTFVIEEKYGFNNTTRKTFFLDKLKGWLMGAVIGGILLAAIIWFYQSTGNNFWLYAWGVVTVFTVLMNLFYARFIVPLFNKQTPLEEGTLRSQIETYASKVGFTLDKIFVIDGSKRSTKANAYFSGFGSEKRVTLYDTLIKDLNEEEIVAVLAHEVGHYKRNHIVINLFVAIVTTGFTLWLLSLFIGNPLLSEALNVSQPSFHIGLIAFGVLYSPISGITSFIMNFLSRKFEYQADNFAKQTYAASPLISGLKKLSKNSLSNLTPHPLYVFVHYSHPTLLQRFRNLKK, from the coding sequence ATGAAACCAGAAACCCTTTTCCTCATAATAATAGCAATTTTAATTGTCAGTTTTATAATTGACCAATTGTTAGATTATTTAAACGCAAAACACTTCAACGAGCCACTTCCCGCAGAATTGCAGGATGTTTTTGATGAGGAAGAATACAAAAAATCGCAGCGCTACAAAACGGAACGGTATAAATTTGGTATACTCACTTCGGCTGTATCACTTATTGCTACCCTCCTGTTTTTCTTTTTTGACGGCTTCGCGTATGTAGACGAATTAGCGCGTTCCTTTGCAAACAATGAAATAATAATCGCTTTGGTTTTCTTCGGAATAATAATGATTGCCAGCGATATTTTAAGCACACCCTTTAGTTATTACAGCACTTTTGTAATTGAAGAAAAATACGGTTTTAACAATACTACACGCAAAACCTTTTTCTTGGATAAATTGAAAGGTTGGCTGATGGGCGCAGTTATCGGAGGCATCCTTTTGGCCGCAATTATCTGGTTTTATCAAAGCACTGGGAATAATTTCTGGCTCTATGCTTGGGGAGTTGTAACTGTTTTTACTGTGTTGATGAATCTATTTTACGCACGTTTTATCGTGCCGCTTTTTAACAAACAAACCCCGCTCGAAGAAGGCACGCTACGTTCACAAATAGAAACCTACGCCTCAAAAGTAGGCTTCACATTAGATAAAATTTTTGTGATAGATGGCAGCAAGCGCAGTACAAAAGCAAACGCTTATTTCTCTGGCTTCGGAAGTGAAAAACGCGTAACTCTTTACGACACGCTCATAAAAGATTTAAATGAAGAAGAAATTGTAGCCGTCCTCGCCCACGAGGTTGGTCATTACAAACGCAACCATATTGTTATAAACCTGTTTGTTGCAATTGTAACTACTGGTTTTACGCTTTGGTTGTTGTCATTGTTTATTGGAAATCCGCTGTTATCAGAAGCTTTAAATGTTTCGCAACCTTCATTTCACATCGGGCTGATAGCTTTCGGCGTACTATACAGTCCCATTTCGGGGATTACCAGTTTTATCATGAATTTTTTAAGCAGGAAATTTGAATATCAAGCAGATAACTTTGCGAAACAAACCTATGCCGCATCACCACTTATTTCAGGTTTAAAAAAATTATCTAAAAACAGTCTCAGCAATCTCACCCCCCATCCGTTGTATGTTTTTGTGCATTACTCGCATCCTACGCTTTTACAGCGCTTTCGGAATTTGAAGAAATAA